In bacterium, the sequence GGTCGGCACCACGAGGACGACCCCCCCGATGATGGTAGCAACCGCCAGCACGGTCGAATAGGTCAGCGTCGCGCCGAACCGCGGGTCCGCCAGCACGATGCGGTAGGCTTCGAAGCTGTATACGCCGCGGAGGTAGCGAAGCGAAAACTCGAACGTTCCCAGGAGCGGGACGAAGAAATAGAGCGCGCCGGCGAGCATGATCAACCACGGCCCGAGGCGATTGCGTTTCATCGCAGCCACCGCTCGCTGCGCCCGCGCAGCCAGATATACACCGCGTTCGACATGCCCGTCATGAAAATCATGCCCAACGCGAGCGCGTAGCCAAGGTTCTGGTTGTGCAGCACATCGCCGCGAATCTGTGCGTACAACACGAGCGTGACGATGTTCAGCGAGCTGCCGGTCAGGGCGTATGCCGTGGCCACCGCGCCAAATGCATTCGCGAAGAGGAGCAGTGTCGCTCCGAGCAACGGCGGCCACAACACCGGGAGCGCGATGTAGCGCCAATACTGCCACGCGCTCGCGCCGAGATTGGCCGAGGCCTCGCGCCATTCCCGCTTCAGCCCGTCGATCGCCGGGGCGATGATCAGGACCATGAGCGGAATCTGAAAATACATGTAGGTCAGCGCCAGGCCCGCGAAACTCAGCAGGTTGAACCCCGTACTGTAGAGATCGAACCCGAAAATCTGGCTCAGCAGTGCCGTGACCAGGCCGGTGCGTCCCAGCGTGGCGAGGAAGGCAAAGGCGAGCGGGACCCCGGCGAAGTTCGAGGCGACGCCCGAGAACGTCATGAGCGTCGGCCGCACCCACGCGGGCAGGCCACCCGCGACGGCCGCATAGGCGAGGGCGAAGCCGACAACCGCCCCGCCGATCGCCGAGGCCGCGCTGATCTTGACGCTGATCAGATAGGAGCTCAGGATGGTCGGTTCAAACAAATCCACGAGGTTCCGGAGGGTGAAATGGCCCTGGCTGTCTCGAAAGCCGCCGACCGCCAAGAACCCGGTGGGCACGATCAGGAACATGATCGCAAAGACGAAGAAGGGAACAACACCCACCCACGCCCACGACACCCGGCCGATCGATGACGGCGCGGTGAGCGAAGGGCCGAGGGCCGGGCCGACTACCTGCGCCACAAGCGAGTCCTCCGCGCGCCGCCCCTTCCCCCGGCGCGCCGGGGGAAGGGGCGCGGGCAGGATCTTGCGTTCACGTCCAACCTGTCCGGACCCAGACGCGCGAGCAGGATCTGGACGCTACTTGACGTTCGCGCCGACGACGGTGTCCCACTGCTTCGTGATGATTTGATTCGCTGCGCCCTGCTGCGCGAGCGTCGGGAAGACCGCCTTGGCGTAGCCTGCCGCAGGGGGGAGTTTTGCCATCAGATCAGCCGACACCTTGCCGCTGCTCACCAGGTTCTGGAAGCGAATCGGGTGGCAGTAGCCCTTCAGCCAGCCCAGCTGGCCTGCGTCCGAATACAGGTATTCCATCCACAGCTTCGCTGCGTTCGGATGCGGCGCGTATGCGCTGATCGCCTGGACGTACACGCCGGCCACGACGCCGCTTGCGGGCACAATGACCTGGACCTTCGGGTTGCCTTTCAGCGTGTCGCGGTCGGCGAGCGCGTTGTAGTCCCAACGGATGATGACCGGCGTGGCGCCCTGGGCGAGAGAGGCGGCTTTGCCGATGACCGGGACGAAGTTACCGCGCTTGTTCAAATCGGCAAAGAACTTCAACCCGGCACCCGCGGCCGCACTCACGCTGCCCTTCGCCGCCGAGAGGCCCGCCGCAAACACCCCTTGAATCGCCTGGTTCGAGGAGCGCGGGTCACCGGCCAGCGCGACCGCATTCTTGTACTGGGGCTTGAGCAGGTCTGACCAGTCGTGCGGGAGTGCCTTCACCATGTCGGCGTTGACCTCGAACGCCAGCACGCCGTAGTAGTCGCCGTACCAATAACCTGCTGCGTCCTTCTGCGAGTTCGGGATCGAGGCCCACGTAGAAACCTTGTAGGGCTGGAGCAGCCCGGCCGCCTTCGCCGACGGGCCGAACGACAAGCCCACGTCGATCACGTCCGGCGCCTGCGGGCCCTTGTTGCCCTTGTTGGCTTTGATGGCCTCGATTTCGTCGCCCGAGCCGGCGTCGGGGTTGAGCTCATTCACCGTCAGCCCGTACTTCTGTTTGAAGGCGCTGATGACGTCGCCGTACCCGCACCAGTCATGCGGCAGCGCGATCACCGTGAGTTGACCTTCCTGCTTGGCGGCCGCAACGAGCTGGCTCATGCCTGTCTGTCCGGCCGCGACTGAAACAAGCGCCATGACAACCAGCGTCGTTAGCGAGAACATCCATGTCCACTTGAGCTTCATGCTGCCCCCCCTCGTTGAAGGTCGGCCCGAAGTGTGGCTCCGACCTTTCGTCTTGCTTTTCCCTTTCCCCTCTTGTTCACCTGCCGTGGTGAGAGCAAGAGCTCTTCGCAGTTTGGTTAGGAGTGTCCACGCTGCTCTTGCCAGCGCCTTCTGCCGATCGCCTCCGGGGGCGTGAGTCCCGTCCGAGGAGGCCCTGATTCTGGGTGGGAAGACGAACCCGGTGGCGTACGCCGGCGTCGGGAGGCAGGGTGCCTGGTCCGCGTCGACGATCTCGGAAACATTTACGGGCGGCACGAGGGAAGCGCGTCCGACATGTGGGACCGTTCAGGTCTAAGCGGCCGCGCCCCGAGAAGCGGGCGGCGGTTCGGCGGCGCCGTCAAGGTACCCTGCGAAGCGGCTGTCGTGAGCATGAACAATCAGAAGGAACGATGGCTGACGCCGCAACGAGACGTTTCATCGGTGGTTCCGCGAAGCCTATCCCCGCTCCCATCAAACACTACCATCCCCTCTCGCGTCGCGGCACCGTGAGGCGCAGCCGCCCGCGCGGCTGCATCGCCCGTGTCGTCCCCGCTCCACGATGGCCCATGCGTGATCGTTCCAGGCGTGACCATCGTTGGAGGGTGAGGTGCCCCGGGTGTCCCGCGCGGAACGCCGAGGCAGAATGCCCCTGCACGCTCGTCGCGCATCATCCGTCGATCCTCACCCTAACCTACCGGACCATTGTTAAATTCCGTCGCGTACACGGCAAAGAAACCGAGAAGAGACCCGCAAGAGACGGTCGAGGCCGTGTCAATGTCACGGGGCCGCGTCCATCGGGTACGATGCACAGCGCGCCGCGAGGGGACACCGGCCGCAGCGGGGACGTCGCGCCGTGCACACCGTCGCGCCGAGGTCCATCAGCGCTTGGTTGAAGTCATAGGCGCGGCCGCGGGGCAGCACCTCAGCGGACAATGCCCACAGCGCTCGTTCGGACGGGCGTGCGCGGTCACCGGCGAAGACCCGCCGTAGCACGCGGCGCACGTTGGTATCGAGGATCGGCGCGTCCTGCCGGAACGCGAAGCTCAGCACCGCGCCGGCGGTGTACGGCCCGATCCCTTTGAGCGCCAACAGTTCTTCCCGCGTCTGTGGGAGGCGGCCGCCATGCCGGCGAACGGCCTCGCGGGCGATCTCCCGCAGCCGGATCGGCCGCACATTGTACCCGAGCGGGTACCACGCCTCGC encodes:
- a CDS encoding ABC transporter permease subunit, whose protein sequence is MGRVSWAWVGVVPFFVFAIMFLIVPTGFLAVGGFRDSQGHFTLRNLVDLFEPTILSSYLISVKISAASAIGGAVVGFALAYAAVAGGLPAWVRPTLMTFSGVASNFAGVPLAFAFLATLGRTGLVTALLSQIFGFDLYSTGFNLLSFAGLALTYMYFQIPLMVLIIAPAIDGLKREWREASANLGASAWQYWRYIALPVLWPPLLGATLLLFANAFGAVATAYALTGSSLNIVTLVLYAQIRGDVLHNQNLGYALALGMIFMTGMSNAVYIWLRGRSERWLR
- a CDS encoding ABC transporter substrate-binding protein, giving the protein MALVSVAAGQTGMSQLVAAAKQEGQLTVIALPHDWCGYGDVISAFKQKYGLTVNELNPDAGSGDEIEAIKANKGNKGPQAPDVIDVGLSFGPSAKAAGLLQPYKVSTWASIPNSQKDAAGYWYGDYYGVLAFEVNADMVKALPHDWSDLLKPQYKNAVALAGDPRSSNQAIQGVFAAGLSAAKGSVSAAAGAGLKFFADLNKRGNFVPVIGKAASLAQGATPVIIRWDYNALADRDTLKGNPKVQVIVPASGVVAGVYVQAISAYAPHPNAAKLWMEYLYSDAGQLGWLKGYCHPIRFQNLVSSGKVSADLMAKLPPAAGYAKAVFPTLAQQGAANQIITKQWDTVVGANVK
- a CDS encoding A/G-specific adenine glycosylase; its protein translation is MKRRGSDRIAVTSARRLAFQRRLLAWYRRHQRDLPWRRTRNPYHILVSEIMLQQTQVPRVIPKYREWLRRYPSIKALAAAGTREVREAWYPLGYNVRPIRLREIAREAVRRHGGRLPQTREELLALKGIGPYTAGAVLSFAFRQDAPILDTNVRRVLRRVFAGDRARPSERALWALSAEVLPRGRAYDFNQALMDLGATVCTARRPRCGRCPLAARCASYPMDAAP